A genomic segment from Enoplosus armatus isolate fEnoArm2 chromosome 12, fEnoArm2.hap1, whole genome shotgun sequence encodes:
- the gtf2a1l gene encoding TFIIA-alpha and beta-like factor, which translates to MLTNTGPVAKLYLSIIDDVIESMRELFLDEGLEDRVLDDLRHLWESKMMQSKAMEDFRKNNINSSNFVLQLPANYSQTNQELTASVVIPASQNIHRFPIKNNSETLATFSLPAGLAYPVQIPAGVTLQTASGQLYKVNVPVVVTQAPAGQQPVSQPTQKVTEWREAPAPQSAAVPPNTVHPQELEASSVPATAVTNPKTTLPPGQESSLPQLPQVPAAETSQLQGAHSPEPEASLEETELSPQPEPVNLSMTASPCSQLLDFQISTEEALTQTAQLKTRDIDDILKEVIEEEREKAERARSLAPEKTDIQSEAVLGLDLDYNYSELSDIVQLDGAADNSDIEEEEVVPLEENDFLGIINAEAIKALQEGDGSSDGNSISSSSDGEGADELANVEEEDPLNSGDDVIEQDIPDLFDTDNVIVCQYDKIHRSKNRWKFHLKDGVMCYGGRDYVFSKAVGEAEW; encoded by the exons ATGCTGACCAATACAGGCCCAGTG GCCAAACTCTACTTGTCAATAATTGATGATGTGATTGAGAGTATGAGGGAGCTCTTCCTGGATGAAGGGCTTGAAGACCGCGTCTTGGACGATTTAAGACAT CTTTGGGAGTCAAAGATGATGCAGTCAAAAGCAATGGAAGActtcaggaaaaacaacatcaactcATCCAACTTTGTGCTGCAGCTCCCCGCCAACTACAGTCAGACAAATCAAGAACTCACAG CCTCAGTTGTGATCCCTGCAAGTCAGAATATCCACCGTTTCCCAATCAAG AACAACTCTGAGACGCTTGctactttttctctccctgctgGGTTAGCTTACCCTGTGCAGATACCAGCTGGAGTCACTCTACAAACAGCTTCTG GTCAACTTTACAAGGTCAACGTTCCTGTTGTGGTTACTCAGGCCCCAGCAGGTCAGCAACCTGTATCCCAACCCACACAGAAAGTCACTGAGTGGAGAGAAGCTCCTGCGCCTCAGTCAGCTGCAGTCCCACCAAATACCGTTCATCCTCAGGAGTTGGAGGCATCCTCTGTTCCAGCTACTGCTGTCACAAATCCAAAGACCACTTTACCCCCCGGTCAGGAGAGTAGCCTCCCCCAGCTGCCTCAGGTTCCTGCTGCTGAGACCTCGCAGCTCCAGGGGGCCCACTCTCCAGAGCCAGAGGCCTCACTGGAAGAAACTGAGCTGAGTCCACAACCTGAACCTGTGAACCTCAGTATGACCGCCTCACCCTGCAGCCAGCTGTTAGACTTCCAGATCAGCACCGAGGAGGCTTTGACACAGACGGCACAGTTAAAGACCAGAGACATTGATGACATCTTGAAAGAAGTgattgaggaggagagagagaaagcggaGAGGGCGAGGAGTCTAGCGCCTGAGAAGACTGACATCCAGTCTGAGGCTGTTCTCGGG CTGGACCTGGACTACAACTACAGTGAACTGTCGGACATAGTTCAGCTGGATGGTGCTGCAGACAACTCTGAcattgaggaggaagaggtagTTCCCCTGGAAGAGAATGACTTTCTGGGTATAATCAATGCAGAGGCCATAAAGGCCCTGCAGGAAGGAGATGGCAGCAGTGACGGCAACAGCATCTCCTCCAGCAGCGATGGCGAGGGAGCTGACGAACTCGCTAATGTAGAggaagag GATCCTTTGAATTCAGGTGATGACGTAATTGAGCAGGACATCCCGGATCTCTTTGACACTGACAATGTAATCGTTTGTCAGTATGACAAA
- the ston1 gene encoding stonin-1, which produces MCSTNHSNWVTFEDDNIPLSSPQKPLQSPGLIKASVPRPNGLKLVLPPIRDTSWSFSSSLESPQSHSSVSGSSCVPCNTPFCTPVSGVPSSASPFHPNTWDKNDFFRSLSSTPTTSVPSPAPEALNQTSDGPSPFPSFQGNSGHYNPFWDGSRHSADADSSSSDSESDNSLPRFFIRTKDGSEPPQLQNSFSYVCHKLEGLGAETKPETEKDGERRVSCKDEVLSEGSSQFVPRGLFRSQRRDGWSVMLRIPEKKNRMSSRQWGPIYLRLLPGGVLQMYYEKGLEKPYKEFQLLPQCRISDLKLESYGEPRKVLSLKVEHFSYTEKKRYHPKLEVSHEAEVEQLLKFGSTVHDDMEDLVVSMEEEIFKLNIPHQQRRHYEEQELSLQITDHIWVQLDKCGGVMERTAFTQIHCLAFLNGLGDCFLALNDLGLLHFDSSYGSEEDSELWMEIADCHFHKCVNESEFQRSRLIKFSPPEACRVELMRYKTAVLGCTEVPFSIKAVVTVQGAYVELQAFLNMSATFLSSMGVSDTYPLCENVVIRVPVPGDWVKVTQTVALLRQRSLKARMNRNACLGSVSAADSQPVMQVTVGTVKYENVYSAVVWRIDRLPAKNTAVDHPHSFSCKLELGSDQEIPSDWYPFVTMECEIMGAVVSQTRVKSLGTVNDIQPQKHVTSWTRYHCQVEVEKKWIETESQRQSGCMTQ; this is translated from the exons ATGTGCTCCACAAATCACTCAAACTGGGTCACGTTTGAAGATGACAACATACCACTCTCATCACCTCAGAAGCCCCTACAATCACCAGGGCTTATCAAAGCATCAGTACCGCGTCCCAATGGTCTGAAATTAGTGCTTCCTCCAATCAGAGATACTTCCTGGAGCTTCAGTAGTTCCCTGGAATCCCCTCAAAGCCACTCGAGTGTTAGTGGAAGTTCCTGTGTACCATGTAATACGCCCTTTTGCACTCCTGTGAGTGGGGTTCCTAGCAGTGCATCCCCATTTCACCCCAACACGTGGGACAAGAACGATTTCTTCCGGAGTTTGTCCAGCACGCCTACCACCTCTGTTCCCTCTCCTGCACCAGAGGCCCTGAATCAAACCTCAGATGGACCAAGCCCTTTCCCTTCTTTCCAAGGAAACTCAGGACACTATAACCCCTTCTGGGATGGATCTAGACACAGCGCAGATGCGGAcagctcctcctcagactcTGAATCTGACAACAGCCTACCACGATTCTTTATTCGGACCAAAGACGGCAGTGAGCCTCCACAACTCCAGAACTCCTTCTCCTACGTTTGCCACAAACTGGAAGGCCTCGGAGCAGAAACGAaaccagagacagaaaaagatggGGAGAGGCGGGTAAGTTGCAAAGATGAGGTGTTAAGCGAGGGTTCATCTCAGTTCGTTCCCCGGGGTCTGTTTCGTAGCCAGAGGAGAGACGGCTGGTCTGTCATGCTCAGGATTCCTGAAAAAAAGAACCGCATGTCCTCTCGACAGTGGGGGCCGATCTATCTCCGCTTGCTGCCGGGAGGTGTGCTGCAGATGTACTACGAGAAAGGGCTGGAGAAGCCATACAAGGAGTTCCAGCTTCTCCCTCAGTGTAGGATCTCAGATCTGAAACTGGAAAGCTATGGCGAGCCCCGCAAAGTCCTCTCGCTCAAGGTGGAACATTTCTCGTACACGGAAAAGAAACGCTACCATCCTAAGTTGGAGGTTAGTCATGAGGCGGAGGTAGAGCAGCTGCTAAAGTTTGGCTCCACAGTGCACGACGACATGGAGGACCTGGTAGTCTCCATGGAAGAGGAAATCTTTAAACTGAATATACCCCACCAGCAGAGGCGGCACTACGAGGAGCAGGAGCTGTCGTTGCAGATCACTGATCATATCTGGGTACAACTGGATAAGTGTGGAGGAGTCATGGAGAGGACAGCCTTCACCCAGATTCACTGTCTGGCTTTTCTGAACGGACTAGGGGATTGTTTTCTTGCCCTTAACGATCTTGGGCTGCTGCACTTTGACTCCAGCTATGGGTCTGAGGAGGACAGTGAGCTCTGGATGGAGATCGCCGACTGCCACTTTcacaaatgtgtgaatgagtcAGAGTTTCAGAGGTCCCGGCTGATTAAGTTCTCACCTCCTGAGGCCTGCAGGGTGGAGCTGATGCGGTACAAGACGGCGGTTTTGGGTTGCACAGAAGTTCCCTTCTCGATCAAAGCTGTGGTCACAGTCCAAGGTGCCTATGTGGAGCTCCAGGCCTTTCTTAACATGTCAGCCACCTTCCTTTCCTCCATGGGAGTGTCTGACACGTATCCGCTGTGTGAAAATGTAGTGATCCGTGTGCCGGTGCCAGGCGACTGGGTCAAAGTGACACAGACAGTGGCCTTACTGCGACAGAGGTCTCTGAAGGCCCGTATGAACAGAAACGCCTGCTTGGGCTCCGTCAGCGCTGCAGACTCGCAGCCTGTCATGCAGGTGACGGTCGGCACTGTCAAGTATGAGAATGTATATTCAGCCGTCGTGTGGAGGATCGACAGACTGCCTGCGAAGAATACGG CAGTGGATCATCCCCATTCATTCTCCTGCAAGCTAGAGCTGGGATCTGATCAGGAGATCCCAAGTGACTGGTACCCTTTTGTCACGATGGAATGTGAAATTATGGGAGCGGTTGTGTCACAGACCAGGGTGAAGTCACTGGGCACTGTGAACGACATCCAGCCGCAGAAACATGTGACCAGTTGGACACGCTATCATTGTCAG gtggaggtggagaagaaaTGGATTGAAACAGAGTCACAGAGGCAATCTGGCTGCATGACACAGTGA
- the ppp1r21 gene encoding protein phosphatase 1 regulatory subunit 21 isoform X3, with translation MANVTDLQTKYSKLAQEYSKLRAQNQVLKKAVVDEQANSVSLKEQLKQRDQSLRKQEQEMDSLSFRNQQLAKRVELLQEELAVSEAKGKKGKSKGDSPSQHGLETQSVFDEDLQKKIEENERLHIQFYEADEQHRRQEAQLRARLEELEKDSEQHQAVVDGLTTKSAETIERLQSDKARLEVKAQTLEREAKECRMRTEECQQQLRRCQSELNTQVKQSSSVIQEKVPFNDTKFSDYNSLNVPTHNRRHQLKARDLAGQALSFIQDLVAALLNFHSYTEQRVHIYPLDSSIEPISPLNQKFSQYLHENAAYVRPLEDSFLQLHQSITEDTVTVLETVVKLKSFADNFSSYSHFLQKILPYQLKSLEEECEAPLCTAALTAKNRELQSDVKRVTFVFEKLQNYINLLALPSVRQDAMPQSSTSAVFTQLAACLHSLHDAIKEMSKHYNQKASLEQDLPTVTQKLCTTSECLLGSLGSLTSSTGKIATFFSNNLDFFTSSGYNPRGSTVALNPLQAESMLANKKKAAAYIHTIKKVQQSQEKIARLEQEKEHWLLEAQLGKVRLEKENQRIADLEVQLAAALGGGPNSQTAAASTLAQSHEEAENELKAAGKETTLCTSLAGDEESREQLIKTHYMARVGELTTQLQISDSKAVHFHSECRALAKRLAIAEKSRETLNEEVKLANQNITRLQDELATTKRSYEDQLSMMSDHLCSMNETLSKQREEIDTLKLGSKGNTKKNKGR, from the exons ATGGCTAACGTGACAGACCtgcaaacaaaatacagcaagCTGGCACAGGAGTACTCCAAG CTCCGTGCCCAGAACCAGGTGCTGAAGAAGGCAGTTGTGGATGAACAGGCCAACTCTGTGTCACTTAAG GAGCAGTTGAAGCAGAGGGACCAGAGCCTGAGGAAACAGGAGCAGGAGATGGACAGTCTCAGCTTCAGGAACCAACAGCTGGCCAAGAGGGTGGAGCTGCTGCAAGAGGAGCTAGCTGTCAGTGAAGCCAAGGGCAAAAAGGGGAAG AGTAAAGGAGACTCTCCCTCACAGCATGGCCTGGAGACCCAGAGTGTTTTTGATGAGGACCTCCAGAAAAAGAtagaagaaaatgagagactTCATATCCAA TTCTATGAAGCAGATGAGCAGCACAGGAGGCAGGAGGCCCAGCTGAGGGCACGACtagaggagctggagaaagacTCTGAGCAACACCAGGCTGTCGTGGATGGACTCACCACTAAGTCAGCGGAAACAATTGAGCGGCTGCAGAGCGACAAGGCGCGTTTAGAG GTGAAAGCACAGACCCTGGAGAGGGAAGCAAAGGAGTGCAGAATGCGAACAGAAGAGTG tcagcagcagtTGAGGCGGTGTCAGTCAGAGCTGAACACACAGGtgaaacaaagcagcagtgttATCCAGGAGAAAGTGCCCTTCAATGACACCA AATTCAGTGACTACAACAGCCTAAATGTGCCAACACACAATCGAAGGCACCAG CTTAAAGCCCGGGACTTGGCAGGTCAGGCCCTGAGCTTTATTCAGGACCTGGTGGCTGCTCTGTTGAACTTCCACTCCTACACAGAACAGAGAGTGCACATCTATCCCCTGGACTCTTCCATCGAGCCCATCTCCCCTCTTAACCAGAAG TTTTCTCAGTATCTACATGAGAATGCAGCCTATGTGCGCCCCCTGGAGGACAGCTTTCTGCAGTTACACCAAAGCATCACAGAGGACACCGTCACAGTACTG GAGACTGTGGTCAAACTGAAGAGCTTTGCTGATAATTTCTCCTCATACTCCCACTTTCTGCAAAAGATTCTTCCCTACCAGCTGAAAAG cCTGGAAGAAGAGTGCGAGGCACCTCTTTGTACTGCTGCCCTTACTGCGAAAAACCGGGAGCTGCAAAGTGACGTGAAGAGAGTGACTTTTGTCTTTGAGAAACTGCAGAACTACATTAACCTTTTGGCCTTACCCA GTGTTCGACAGGATGCTATGCCACAGAGCAGCACCTCCGCTGTCTTCACCCAGCTGGCTGCCTGCCTACACAGTCTTCACGATGCCATTAAAG AGATGTCAAAGCACTACAACCAGAAGGCCAGCTTAGAGCAGGATCTCCCCACCGTCACCCAGAAGCTGTGCACCACCTCAGAGTGCCTGCTGGGATCTTTGGGCTCTCTGACCAGCAGCACTGGCAAG ATTGCCACTTTCTTCAGCAACAACTTGGACTTCTTCACATCATCGGGCTACAATCCAAGAGGCAGCACAGTAGCCCTCAACCCCTTGCAAGCAGAGAGTATGCTGGCcaacaaaaagaaagcagcTGCCTATATCCACACTATCAAAAAG GTTCAGCAGAGCCAGGAGAAGATCGCTCGGCTagagcaggagaaggagcaCTGGCTCCTGGAGGCCCAGCTTGGGAAGGTGCGGTTGGAAAAGGAGAACCAGCGCATTGCGGACCTGGAAGTGCAGCTCGCAGCAGCACTAGGGGGAGGTCCAAACTCGCaaacagctgcagccagcaCACTCGCACAGAGCCACGAGGAAGCAGAGAACGAGCTGAAAGCTGCAGGGAAAGAGACTACGCTGTGCACCAGCCTG gcggGAGACGAGGAGTCCAGGGAGCAGCTGATAAAGACTCACTACATGGCCAGAGTAGGAGAGCTCACCACCCAGCTCCAGATTTCAGACAGCAAAGCTGTGCACTTCCACTCTGAG TGTCGAGCTTTGGCCAAGAGATTAGCCATTGCAGAAAAATCACGGGAGACTCTGAACGAGGAGGTCAAACTGGCTAATCAGAACATCACGCGCTTGCAG GATGAGCTGGCCACGACGAAGAGGAGCTACGAAGACCAACTCAGCATGATGAGCGACCACCTGTGCAGTATGAATGAGACTTTGagcaagcagagagaggaaatcGACACGCTCAAACTGGGCAGCAAG GGAAACACCAAAAAGAACAAAGGACGCTAG
- the ppp1r21 gene encoding protein phosphatase 1 regulatory subunit 21 isoform X1, whose product MANVTDLQTKYSKLAQEYSKLRAQNQVLKKAVVDEQANSVSLKEQLKQRDQSLRKQEQEMDSLSFRNQQLAKRVELLQEELAVSEAKGKKGKSKGDSPSQHGLETQSVFDEDLQKKIEENERLHIQFYEADEQHRRQEAQLRARLEELEKDSEQHQAVVDGLTTKSAETIERLQSDKARLEVKAQTLEREAKECRMRTEECQQQLRRCQSELNTQVKQSSSVIQEKVPFNDTKFSDYNSLNVPTHNRRHQLKARDLAGQALSFIQDLVAALLNFHSYTEQRVHIYPLDSSIEPISPLNQKFSQYLHENAAYVRPLEDSFLQLHQSITEDTVTVLETVVKLKSFADNFSSYSHFLQKILPYQLKSLEEECEAPLCTAALTAKNRELQSDVKRVTFVFEKLQNYINLLALPSVRQDAMPQSSTSAVFTQLAACLHSLHDAIKEMSKHYNQKASLEQDLPTVTQKLCTTSECLLGSLGSLTSSTGKIATFFSNNLDFFTSSGYNPRGSTVALNPLQAESMLANKKKAAAYIHTIKKPRPQSVPYREALSNRRILTSSTESREGLTQQVQQSQEKIARLEQEKEHWLLEAQLGKVRLEKENQRIADLEVQLAAALGGGPNSQTAAASTLAQSHEEAENELKAAGKETTLCTSLVGMLCTTPTVEHAGDEESREQLIKTHYMARVGELTTQLQISDSKAVHFHSECRALAKRLAIAEKSRETLNEEVKLANQNITRLQDELATTKRSYEDQLSMMSDHLCSMNETLSKQREEIDTLKLGSKGNTKKNKGR is encoded by the exons ATGGCTAACGTGACAGACCtgcaaacaaaatacagcaagCTGGCACAGGAGTACTCCAAG CTCCGTGCCCAGAACCAGGTGCTGAAGAAGGCAGTTGTGGATGAACAGGCCAACTCTGTGTCACTTAAG GAGCAGTTGAAGCAGAGGGACCAGAGCCTGAGGAAACAGGAGCAGGAGATGGACAGTCTCAGCTTCAGGAACCAACAGCTGGCCAAGAGGGTGGAGCTGCTGCAAGAGGAGCTAGCTGTCAGTGAAGCCAAGGGCAAAAAGGGGAAG AGTAAAGGAGACTCTCCCTCACAGCATGGCCTGGAGACCCAGAGTGTTTTTGATGAGGACCTCCAGAAAAAGAtagaagaaaatgagagactTCATATCCAA TTCTATGAAGCAGATGAGCAGCACAGGAGGCAGGAGGCCCAGCTGAGGGCACGACtagaggagctggagaaagacTCTGAGCAACACCAGGCTGTCGTGGATGGACTCACCACTAAGTCAGCGGAAACAATTGAGCGGCTGCAGAGCGACAAGGCGCGTTTAGAG GTGAAAGCACAGACCCTGGAGAGGGAAGCAAAGGAGTGCAGAATGCGAACAGAAGAGTG tcagcagcagtTGAGGCGGTGTCAGTCAGAGCTGAACACACAGGtgaaacaaagcagcagtgttATCCAGGAGAAAGTGCCCTTCAATGACACCA AATTCAGTGACTACAACAGCCTAAATGTGCCAACACACAATCGAAGGCACCAG CTTAAAGCCCGGGACTTGGCAGGTCAGGCCCTGAGCTTTATTCAGGACCTGGTGGCTGCTCTGTTGAACTTCCACTCCTACACAGAACAGAGAGTGCACATCTATCCCCTGGACTCTTCCATCGAGCCCATCTCCCCTCTTAACCAGAAG TTTTCTCAGTATCTACATGAGAATGCAGCCTATGTGCGCCCCCTGGAGGACAGCTTTCTGCAGTTACACCAAAGCATCACAGAGGACACCGTCACAGTACTG GAGACTGTGGTCAAACTGAAGAGCTTTGCTGATAATTTCTCCTCATACTCCCACTTTCTGCAAAAGATTCTTCCCTACCAGCTGAAAAG cCTGGAAGAAGAGTGCGAGGCACCTCTTTGTACTGCTGCCCTTACTGCGAAAAACCGGGAGCTGCAAAGTGACGTGAAGAGAGTGACTTTTGTCTTTGAGAAACTGCAGAACTACATTAACCTTTTGGCCTTACCCA GTGTTCGACAGGATGCTATGCCACAGAGCAGCACCTCCGCTGTCTTCACCCAGCTGGCTGCCTGCCTACACAGTCTTCACGATGCCATTAAAG AGATGTCAAAGCACTACAACCAGAAGGCCAGCTTAGAGCAGGATCTCCCCACCGTCACCCAGAAGCTGTGCACCACCTCAGAGTGCCTGCTGGGATCTTTGGGCTCTCTGACCAGCAGCACTGGCAAG ATTGCCACTTTCTTCAGCAACAACTTGGACTTCTTCACATCATCGGGCTACAATCCAAGAGGCAGCACAGTAGCCCTCAACCCCTTGCAAGCAGAGAGTATGCTGGCcaacaaaaagaaagcagcTGCCTATATCCACACTATCAAAAAG CCCAGGCCACAGTCCGTTCCATACAGAGAAGCCCTGTCAAACCGTCGTATACTGACCAGCTCCACTGAGAGCAGAGAAGGTCTCACTCAGCAG GTTCAGCAGAGCCAGGAGAAGATCGCTCGGCTagagcaggagaaggagcaCTGGCTCCTGGAGGCCCAGCTTGGGAAGGTGCGGTTGGAAAAGGAGAACCAGCGCATTGCGGACCTGGAAGTGCAGCTCGCAGCAGCACTAGGGGGAGGTCCAAACTCGCaaacagctgcagccagcaCACTCGCACAGAGCCACGAGGAAGCAGAGAACGAGCTGAAAGCTGCAGGGAAAGAGACTACGCTGTGCACCAGCCTG GTTGGCATGTTGTGCACAACACCTACAGTCGAGCAT gcggGAGACGAGGAGTCCAGGGAGCAGCTGATAAAGACTCACTACATGGCCAGAGTAGGAGAGCTCACCACCCAGCTCCAGATTTCAGACAGCAAAGCTGTGCACTTCCACTCTGAG TGTCGAGCTTTGGCCAAGAGATTAGCCATTGCAGAAAAATCACGGGAGACTCTGAACGAGGAGGTCAAACTGGCTAATCAGAACATCACGCGCTTGCAG GATGAGCTGGCCACGACGAAGAGGAGCTACGAAGACCAACTCAGCATGATGAGCGACCACCTGTGCAGTATGAATGAGACTTTGagcaagcagagagaggaaatcGACACGCTCAAACTGGGCAGCAAG GGAAACACCAAAAAGAACAAAGGACGCTAG
- the ppp1r21 gene encoding protein phosphatase 1 regulatory subunit 21 isoform X2: protein MANVTDLQTKYSKLAQEYSKLRAQNQVLKKAVVDEQANSVSLKEQLKQRDQSLRKQEQEMDSLSFRNQQLAKRVELLQEELAVSEAKGKKGKSKGDSPSQHGLETQSVFDEDLQKKIEENERLHIQFYEADEQHRRQEAQLRARLEELEKDSEQHQAVVDGLTTKSAETIERLQSDKARLEVKAQTLEREAKECRMRTEECQQQLRRCQSELNTQVKQSSSVIQEKVPFNDTKFSDYNSLNVPTHNRRHQLKARDLAGQALSFIQDLVAALLNFHSYTEQRVHIYPLDSSIEPISPLNQKFSQYLHENAAYVRPLEDSFLQLHQSITEDTVTVLETVVKLKSFADNFSSYSHFLQKILPYQLKSLEEECEAPLCTAALTAKNRELQSDVKRVTFVFEKLQNYINLLALPSVRQDAMPQSSTSAVFTQLAACLHSLHDAIKEMSKHYNQKASLEQDLPTVTQKLCTTSECLLGSLGSLTSSTGKIATFFSNNLDFFTSSGYNPRGSTVALNPLQAESMLANKKKAAAYIHTIKKPRPQSVPYREALSNRRILTSSTESREGLTQQVQQSQEKIARLEQEKEHWLLEAQLGKVRLEKENQRIADLEVQLAAALGGGPNSQTAAASTLAQSHEEAENELKAAGKETTLCTSLAGDEESREQLIKTHYMARVGELTTQLQISDSKAVHFHSECRALAKRLAIAEKSRETLNEEVKLANQNITRLQDELATTKRSYEDQLSMMSDHLCSMNETLSKQREEIDTLKLGSKGNTKKNKGR, encoded by the exons ATGGCTAACGTGACAGACCtgcaaacaaaatacagcaagCTGGCACAGGAGTACTCCAAG CTCCGTGCCCAGAACCAGGTGCTGAAGAAGGCAGTTGTGGATGAACAGGCCAACTCTGTGTCACTTAAG GAGCAGTTGAAGCAGAGGGACCAGAGCCTGAGGAAACAGGAGCAGGAGATGGACAGTCTCAGCTTCAGGAACCAACAGCTGGCCAAGAGGGTGGAGCTGCTGCAAGAGGAGCTAGCTGTCAGTGAAGCCAAGGGCAAAAAGGGGAAG AGTAAAGGAGACTCTCCCTCACAGCATGGCCTGGAGACCCAGAGTGTTTTTGATGAGGACCTCCAGAAAAAGAtagaagaaaatgagagactTCATATCCAA TTCTATGAAGCAGATGAGCAGCACAGGAGGCAGGAGGCCCAGCTGAGGGCACGACtagaggagctggagaaagacTCTGAGCAACACCAGGCTGTCGTGGATGGACTCACCACTAAGTCAGCGGAAACAATTGAGCGGCTGCAGAGCGACAAGGCGCGTTTAGAG GTGAAAGCACAGACCCTGGAGAGGGAAGCAAAGGAGTGCAGAATGCGAACAGAAGAGTG tcagcagcagtTGAGGCGGTGTCAGTCAGAGCTGAACACACAGGtgaaacaaagcagcagtgttATCCAGGAGAAAGTGCCCTTCAATGACACCA AATTCAGTGACTACAACAGCCTAAATGTGCCAACACACAATCGAAGGCACCAG CTTAAAGCCCGGGACTTGGCAGGTCAGGCCCTGAGCTTTATTCAGGACCTGGTGGCTGCTCTGTTGAACTTCCACTCCTACACAGAACAGAGAGTGCACATCTATCCCCTGGACTCTTCCATCGAGCCCATCTCCCCTCTTAACCAGAAG TTTTCTCAGTATCTACATGAGAATGCAGCCTATGTGCGCCCCCTGGAGGACAGCTTTCTGCAGTTACACCAAAGCATCACAGAGGACACCGTCACAGTACTG GAGACTGTGGTCAAACTGAAGAGCTTTGCTGATAATTTCTCCTCATACTCCCACTTTCTGCAAAAGATTCTTCCCTACCAGCTGAAAAG cCTGGAAGAAGAGTGCGAGGCACCTCTTTGTACTGCTGCCCTTACTGCGAAAAACCGGGAGCTGCAAAGTGACGTGAAGAGAGTGACTTTTGTCTTTGAGAAACTGCAGAACTACATTAACCTTTTGGCCTTACCCA GTGTTCGACAGGATGCTATGCCACAGAGCAGCACCTCCGCTGTCTTCACCCAGCTGGCTGCCTGCCTACACAGTCTTCACGATGCCATTAAAG AGATGTCAAAGCACTACAACCAGAAGGCCAGCTTAGAGCAGGATCTCCCCACCGTCACCCAGAAGCTGTGCACCACCTCAGAGTGCCTGCTGGGATCTTTGGGCTCTCTGACCAGCAGCACTGGCAAG ATTGCCACTTTCTTCAGCAACAACTTGGACTTCTTCACATCATCGGGCTACAATCCAAGAGGCAGCACAGTAGCCCTCAACCCCTTGCAAGCAGAGAGTATGCTGGCcaacaaaaagaaagcagcTGCCTATATCCACACTATCAAAAAG CCCAGGCCACAGTCCGTTCCATACAGAGAAGCCCTGTCAAACCGTCGTATACTGACCAGCTCCACTGAGAGCAGAGAAGGTCTCACTCAGCAG GTTCAGCAGAGCCAGGAGAAGATCGCTCGGCTagagcaggagaaggagcaCTGGCTCCTGGAGGCCCAGCTTGGGAAGGTGCGGTTGGAAAAGGAGAACCAGCGCATTGCGGACCTGGAAGTGCAGCTCGCAGCAGCACTAGGGGGAGGTCCAAACTCGCaaacagctgcagccagcaCACTCGCACAGAGCCACGAGGAAGCAGAGAACGAGCTGAAAGCTGCAGGGAAAGAGACTACGCTGTGCACCAGCCTG gcggGAGACGAGGAGTCCAGGGAGCAGCTGATAAAGACTCACTACATGGCCAGAGTAGGAGAGCTCACCACCCAGCTCCAGATTTCAGACAGCAAAGCTGTGCACTTCCACTCTGAG TGTCGAGCTTTGGCCAAGAGATTAGCCATTGCAGAAAAATCACGGGAGACTCTGAACGAGGAGGTCAAACTGGCTAATCAGAACATCACGCGCTTGCAG GATGAGCTGGCCACGACGAAGAGGAGCTACGAAGACCAACTCAGCATGATGAGCGACCACCTGTGCAGTATGAATGAGACTTTGagcaagcagagagaggaaatcGACACGCTCAAACTGGGCAGCAAG GGAAACACCAAAAAGAACAAAGGACGCTAG